GTATGTACGTGTGGAAACGTCTGTAGATGTGGCAATACAGTTTAAGGATTATAAATATCAGCTTGTAACAACAGACATTAGTGCTGGTGGTTTAGCAGTTATGTTAAAAGGTGAAGTGGCTTTCAAAGATGATGATGAGGTGAAGCTCACAATCGTATTACCATACGCCAATGGGGATGTAAAATACGTCATTACCGAAGCAACTATTGTGCGAATTTTTGAAAAAGATGACAAAACCATTGCAACAATTCGCTTAATTGATACAGATGATGTCGATCAGCAGCATATTGTACGTTTCTGTTTTGAACGTCAACTGGTCAATCGACGTAAAGAATTAAACCCCTTTGACCTTTGAAATGTTGAGTGACAAACGTTGTGAAATTTTAGTGGCATATTAATTGTCACGATTAAGAAAAGCCCTCTGCGAGTTAGAGGGTTTTTTTATCTTTATATGTTACAATATGGTGTGATAGAAAGTAGGGGAAATGATGAAAAACATTCAAATTGCGATTGATGGCCCTGCTGGTGCAGGAAAAAGTACAATCGCTAAAATAGTTGCAGAAACTCTTGGATTTACTTATATCGATACAGGTGCTATGTATCGTGCAGTTACGTATAAAGCCATGCAACAGAACATACATTTAGATGATGAAACAAAATTAGCAGAAATGCTGGCAGCAAGCACAATCGAATTAAAGCCATCTCCGCAAGGGCAGCTGGTCTTTTTGGATGGTAATAATGTTTCAGCGGAAATCCGATCAAATGAGGTAACTTCCTCTGTGTCACAAGTAGCCGCTCATGCAAAGGTTCGAGAACTGCTAGTAGCACAGCAGCAAAAGCTTGCGGCTAATGGTGGCGTTGTAATGGATGGGCGTGATATTGCGACACATGTGTTAAAAAATGCCGAATTAAAAATCTTTATGTCTGCTACAGTAGAGGAGCGAGCAAGACGCCGTTTAATTGACAATCAAAAACGAGGAATAGAGTCTTCCATTGAAAAGCTTCAGGAAGAAATTGCTCTGCGCGACAAAATGGATAGTGAACGGGAAGCATCTCCACTTATTCAAGCAGAGGATGCTATATTTTTAGATACGACTTCATTGTCCATTGATGATGCAGCACAAGCTATTTTAAGATTAGCGCAAGAAAAAATGGTATAAATCCTAAAATTTCAGACATTTTTTGAATTTAAAGGATTTATTTTTGTCTTTGTCTTCAATATCGAATAAAATAGTAAGGGAAGATGCGAAGGAGGGTTACATATGTCTGAAGAAATGAACTATGCAGAACAAACGTTTAACGAAGGTGATATCGTCAAAGGTATTGCTGAGCAGGTTGATGAAAAAGCGGTAACTGTTTCAATTCCAGGAGCACCGTTTGATGGTATCGTACCAATCAGTGAATTATCAAGCTTACACATTGAAAAAGCGTCTGATGTTATCTCTGCTGGAGATGAATTAGAGTTGATGATCACAAAGGTTGAAGAAGAGAACTATGTCTTATCAAAACGTAAAGTAGATGCTTTAAAAGCATGGGATACACTTGAGCAACAATTCGCCGCTGAAGAAGTATTCGAAGCGGAAGTTAAAGATATTGTTAAAGGTGGCCTTGTCGTAGATTTAGGTGTACGTGGCTTCGTACCAGCTTCACTTGTAGAAGACTACTTTGTCGACGATTTTGAAGGCTATAAAGGCAAGTTACTAAGCTTTAAAATTGTCGAGCTGGATAAGGAAAAAAATCGTTTAATTTTATCACACCGTGCTGTAGTGGAAGCAGAAAAAGCTTCGCAAAAGAAACAAGTCATTAACGAAATTCAAGCAGGCGATGTATTAAACGGAAAAGTTCAACGAATTGCATCATTTGGAGCATTCATTGACCTTGGAGGTATTGATGGCCTTGTGCATATTTCACAAGTATCGCATGAGCATGTAAGTGATGTGAGTGAGGTTTTATCAGAGGGACAAGAAGTAACGGTAAAGGTTCTTTCTGTTGATCCGGAAAATGAGCGTATTTCGCTATCCATTAAGGAAACGCTGCCTGGACCTTGGTCGAATATCGAGGAGCGTGCAGCTAAAGGAACAGTATTAGATGGTAAAGTAAAACGCCTAACATCATTTGGTGCGTTTGTGGAGGTTTTCCCAGGCGTAGAAGGGTTAGTGCATATTTCGCAAATCGCCCATAAGCATATTAATACACCACATGAAGCCTTAAAGGAAGGACAAGAGGTACAAGTAAAAGTGCTTGACGTCAATGGTGAGGAAGGTCGCCTAGCTCTAAGCATTAAAGATTTACTTGAAAATCCTGAGGCAGAAGAAGTAATCGACTATGAATTACCAGAAGAAAACACAGGCTTCTCATTTGGTGATGTCATTGGTGATAAATTAAAGAACTTTAAATAAACGAGTCGAGCGAGGATGCATGTTGTGTCCTCGCTTTTATTATGGGATGACCGATAGAAAAGTTTCTAAGCGGTGGATAGAACGCTGAAAGTAGCGGTTAGAAGCTTCAAAGTGAAGGATAGCATTCTAAAAGTAGTGGATAGAACCCTCGAAGCGAAGGATAGAACTCCTAAAGTGCAGGATAGAACCTTCGAAACGATGGATAGAATTCACAAAATATAGGATGGGATCTGCAAATTGACTAAGCTACCCCATGTAAAATAAATTGAACGAGACGTTATAGCGATACATAGCGCTCTATTTAATGGATATGATATGATATAATGGCATTTTTCGTGTATAATAGCGAAAGACAAGAAGTTTGGAAGGATGAAGTACAGATGACGAAACCAGTAGTAGCCATCGTAGGTCGTCCGAACGTAGGTAAGTCGACGATTTTTAATCGTATCGTTGGGGAACGTGTTTCGATTGTGGAGGATATCCCAGGGGTTACACGTGACCGTATTTATAGTTCGGCAGAGTGGTTAACACATGACTTTAATATTATTGATACAGGTGGTATCGAGATAGGAGACGAGCCGTTTTTAGAGCAAATTCGTCAACAGGCTGAAATTGCGATTGACGAAGCTGATGTTATTATTTTTATGACAAACGGTCGTGAGGGTGTAACAGCTGCAGACGAACAAGTGGCTAAAATTTTATACAAAACAAAGAAACCAGTCGTTTTAGCAGTGAATAAAATCGATAATCCGGATATGCGCGAGATGATCTATGATTTCTATGCACTCGGCTTTGGTGAGCCTTGGCCGATTTCAGGCTCTCATGGCTTAGGCTTAGGGGATTTATTAGATGAATGTGCCAAACATTTCCCAAAAGAGGATGAAGAGCAATATGGGGATGATGTTATTAAATTCTCGCTTATTGGTCGTCCCAATGTAGGGAAATCCTCGTTAGTGAATGCATTTTTAGGACAGGAACGTGTCATTGTTAGTAATATTGCTGGTACGACGCGCGATGCAATTGATACTCCATATGAGTACGATGGACAAGAATATGTCATTATTGATACAGCAGGTATGCGTAAAAAGGGGAAGGTCTATGAAACGACTGAGAAATATTCAGTGTTGCGTGCCTTACGTGCCATTGAACGCTCCGATGTTGTGCTAGTTGTGCTAAACGCTGAAGAGGGTATTCAAGAGCAGGACAAAAAAATTGCTGGCTATGCACATGAGGCAGGGAAAGCTGTTGTCATTGTTGTGAATAAATGGGATGCAGTTGAAAAAGATGAGAAAACAATGAACGTCTTTACACAACAAATTCGAGAGCACTTCTTATTCTTAGACTACGCTCCGATTATTTTTGTATCAGCAAATACCAAACAACGGGTACATCAAATTTTACCGATTATCCAGCGTGTAAGTGAAAATCATTCAATGCGCATTCAATCATCCATTTTAAACGAAGTAATTGAAGATGCTGTGGCACGTAATCCAGCGCCGACTGATAAAGGTCGTCGATTACGTATTTACTATGCAACACAGGTTGCGATACAGCCACCAACGTTTGTGATTTTTGTAAATGAACCTGAATTGATGCATTTCTCTTATGAACGGTTTTTAGAAAATCGTATTCGAGAAACATTTGATTTTGAAGGGACGCCAATACGTTTAATTACTCGTGCTCGTGCCTAGGAAAATGATACACAGACAGTACGCCTATCCGACGTTTTTTGTTGGATGGCGTCTTTTTACAAAAAAGGTCAAGCATCATTGAAAACCTATTACAGGCGCTATGAAAGGGAGGATTTTGAATGGAAAAAGTTTGTGTGTTAGGTGCAGGCTCATGGGGAACTGCATTAGCAATGGTACTTGCAGAGAATGGACATGATACACTTGTCTGGACTCATCGAGCTGATCAAGCTGAAGAAATAAACAGCCTGCATACGAATAAAAAGTATTTACCAGAAACAATATTACCAATAAATTTGCATGCTACAAGTGATATTGCTCAGGCAGTTGCTCATTCAGAAATAATTATTGTTGCTGTACCAACAAAGGCCATTCGAGAAGTGTGTGAAAAAATGGTAGGATCTCTCGATAAAAAAATCCTATTTGTTCATGTTTCAAAGGGAATAGAGCCAGATTCACTAAAAAGAATTTCAGAAATTCTAGCAGAGAGTCTTCCAGCCGAATTTATAGAGGAAATTGTTGTGCTTTCTGGTCCGAGCCATGCAGAGGAGGTTGTTTTACATCACCCCACTACTGTGACAGCGGCCTGCGCTAATATTGAGGCTGCTGAAAAAGTACAGGACCTATTTATGAATCAATTTTTCCGTGTTTACACAAATGAAGATGTTATCGGGGTAGAAATTGGTGGCGCACTAAAAAATGTTATTGCATTAGCTGCTGGAATTACAGATGGCTTAAATTATGGTGATAATGCTAAAGCAGCTTTGATTACTCGAGGATTAGCTGAAATTACACGTCTTGGTGTTAAAATGGGAGGGAATCCCTTTACATTCGCAGGACTAACAGGTATGGGTGATTTGATTGTAACATGTACAAGTGTACATTCTCGTAATTGGCGTGCAGGTCATCTGCTTGGAAAAGGGATGAAGCTACCAGAGGTCCTTGATCAAATGGGAATGGTGGTAGAAGGTGTGCGTACAACGAAGGCAGCCTTTCAATTAGCAGAAAAATATAATGTTGCTATGCCAATATCAACAGAGCTTTATAGTGTGCTCTTTAATGATGTAGAACCGAAAATAGCTGTTGATGCATTAATGATGCGTATGAAAAAGCGAGAAATTGATGAGATTTCATAGATTCGATCGTTGATTAGTTTTGTCATAATATGGACATAAATAAGGTGTTCTAGCGGTAATGCTGGGACACTTTTATTGTATACCTATCAAAAGGTTGTCCATTTGTTATGATAGTTACTGGACATCTATTTCTTTTTAGCGAAAGCACATAGTATAATAAACTTTGATTGTTTTGTGACATTGAAGAAAGGTGGTTGTCTTAAATGGGTCCGTTAGCACATATGCCTGCTCTAGACATAATGTGGGTATCGTTTTATTGTATCGGCTTTATGATTATCTCAGTCGGTTTAATTTATTTAGCGCGAAATAAGATTTCAAATGTTTTTTTACGTACAATCGTAAATTTATCAGCATACATATTGTTTGGGCTTGGTACCTTCTTAATGGTACTGATTGTTGCCACATGGCCAGCATAAAAATTAATGAGGTGGAAGTGACATGAAGAAATTAAGTGCTATTATAATGGTACTTGCAACCGCGATACTTCTAGTAGGTTGTGTAACTCCTGAAGATGAGAAGAGGGCTAAAGTAGTCCCTGATGTAGACCAATTAGCAGCGGTTCAGCGTGCGGTGGATGAATATCGTGAAGCCACTGGTGGACTAGTTCCCATTAAAAATAGTGAGCTAGATACTGATATTTATATAAAATATTTAATTGATTTTGAGAAGCTTATGCCGAAATATCTTGCCCAAATACCTGGGAATGCCTATGAAAAAGGTGGTATTTTCCAATATATTATTTGGGACCCTGAGAATAAGGCACAAGTAAAATTAGTTGATTTAAATGCAGCGGAGCGTATCCGTGAAATTAATATTCGTAAATTGTCAACCCAATATTTACCGATAAAAGGAAACACTGCAGATAATGTGTTCCAAATTGACTTTGAGAAATTAGGCTATAAAAAAGATGTTACTGTCAAAAGTCCTTATTCTGGTGCCGAATTACCATTATTTATGACAGGTGATGGTGAAATGCATGTCGACTACTCAATTGATTTAGGCCAACTATTAAAAGAAGACAATCCTGATGTGAAACCAGGAGAAGATATTCGTCAGCTACTTATTGATAAATATCCAGTAGTACCAGCATATTCTGTGCCATATACAGTCGATGAAAATGGCGAACCAACCTATTTTATGGAAGCCTATGATAGTGATGCAAAAAAAGCTAGAGAAAAAGCGATAGAAAAGGCTAAGAAAGAGGCCGAATCTCAAACGAATAAAAAATAGTGCTCATAAGCTCCTTACATTTGTAGGGGGCTTTTTCATATTTGTCTGAGGGCTTGCATATAGTGAAAAAGCGTAGATAAAGGAGGCAGAAACCTTGAGTGAAGCAGTATTTAAAGAAATTGCAGAGCGCACAAATGGCGATGTTTATATTGGTGTTGTCGGTCCAGTACGGGTAGGTAAATCTACATTTGTAAAAAAGGTTATGGAAGCAGTTGTGTTACCAAATATTGTGGATGAAACAGAACGAATGCGAGCACAAGATGAATTGCCGCAAAGCTCACCGGGGCCAGTCATTATGACTGCTGAGCCGAAGTTTGTGCCTGCCCAAGCAACACGTATTGCGGTCGGTGAAGATGAAATGACATTCCAAATTCGTTTAGCAGATTGCGTTGGCTATATTATTGATGGGACAAAGGGATATGAGGACGAAAATGGACCAAAATATGTGCATACACCTTGGCACACAGAGCCCATTCCTTTCCAAGAAGCGGCAAAAATAGGGACAGATAAAGTAATTCGAGACCATGCCAATATCGGAATTGTTGTGACAACGGATGGTACAGTGAATGGTATTAGCCGTCGTGCAGCAGAGAAGGCAGAAGAAGAGATTGTAGAACAGCTTACTGAAATTGGAAAACCCTTTGTTATTGTGTTAAATTGTCAAATGCCAGCAAGAGAGGAGACGGTTCAGCTCAGAAATGAATTATTTGAGCGTTACAATGTCCCTGTCATTGCAATTTCAATTGATCAAATGCGCGCAACGGATGTTCAATATATCCTACAAGAAGCGTTATTTGAATTCCCAATCCGTACAATTGAGGTGGAAAAGCCGGATTGGTTAGATGTTTTAGATGCATCACATCCATTGAATGTGGCACTTATTGATTCGATGGAAGAAGTATTATCTTCAGTTATGCGAATTCGGGATGTACAGCAGGCGTCAGATGCCTTTAAAGCCATCGATTATATTGACCAAAGTGAAGTGGTACATGTAGACTCTGGGGCTGGAACCGCAGTTATACGAGTATCATTACAAGGAGAGCTATATAAATCAGTGTGTAATGAATGGCTAGAAGAACCAATTGAAACAAAGAAAGATTGGCTACTCTTTATTAAAGAAGCAGCTGAGGCAAAGGAAGCACAAAAACGTTTTAAATCAGCTATTAACGATGCTGATTCTACTGGCTATGGTGTGACACTGCCGATGATGCAGGAATTTGAGCCAACAGCACCTGAGCTCATTAAACAAAATAATTTCTTTGGAGTCCGTATGAAAGCAAAGGCACCATCTTATCATATTATTCGAGTAGACATGGAATCTGAATTTGCTCCGTTAATTGGCTCTGAGTTCCATAGTCAACAGTTACTTAAGGATTTAAATCATGCTTATTTACATGATCGTGAGGCATTATGGAATACACAGCTTTTCGGAACACCATTGCATGAAGTGTTAAAAGAAGGAATTCGCTATAAAATGGATGCTGTTCCATCTACAGCCAAAAAACGTATGCGTCAAACAATTGAACGAATGGTAAACGAGGGTGACAGAGGATTAGTTACGTTTATTTTGTAGGAACAAAAAGAAAAATAAAGAGCAAAAAATTAGTACAGGGCTTTTCGTTTTTATGCGAAAAGTCCTGTTATTTTTGTTTTTTGGGTGAAAAACTGACTTTTTGGTTATAATCATGAATGAATACAGTTGCGTCGCGGTTTTCTATGTGTTACTCTTTTTACAGAATTGGTTCATGACCCTTTGAGAGGAGGTGAATGGTGTGAATAAAACAGAATTAGTAAACTCTGTTGCTGAAGCTGCAGGTCTTTCTAAAAAAGACGCTTCTAAAGCAGTTGAAGCTGTATTTGATACAATTCAAGATGCTCTTGCAAAGGGTGACAAAGTACAATTAATTGGTTTTGGTAACTTTGAAGTACGTGAACGTGCGGCTCGTAAAGGTCGTAACCCACAAACTGGTAAAGAAATCGAAATCGCTGCTAGCAAGGTACCTGCTTTCAAACCAGGTAAACAGCTCAAAGACGCTGTAAAATAATACACGTCTAGTAGTTACATAGAGCAGTCTTCATGTAATCGAACATGGAGGCTGCTCTTTTTAACTCTTATTGAGGGCTTACAATATTTATGCAAGATAATTATTATACATAGTGGAATTGAAAAGGGATGTTTTATTGTTAATGAAGCATTCTAATATAGTATATGCATAATTCGAAAATATGCTCTTTTTTGGAAATTCAGAATGGCTTCATTTGCTCGTAAAGCATTAAAATTTTTTCAATCAAGTAAGTCGTTTTGCGCTAACCTTTTGGATATGCTACGATGCATAGGGAAATGTGTAATGTTTTGATATGCAGGAGGTTTTTTACGAATGTCAAATGTTGATTTATTGAAAATAGAAGAAGCAGTAAAAATGATACTAGAAGCTGTAGGAGAAGATGTAAATCGTGAAGGTTTACTAGACACACCAAAACGAGTTGCTAAAATGTATGCTGAAATGTTTAGTGGCTTACATGAGGATGCAAGAGATTATTTTAAAACAGTTTTCCACGAAGATCATGAGGAATTAGTGCTTGTGAAGGATATTCCATTTTATTCAATGTGTGAGCATCACTTGGTTCCTTTTTACGGAAAAGCTCATGTGGCATACATACCTAACGATGGAATAGTTGCTGGCTTAAGTAAATTAGGGCGTGCAGTAGAAACAATTGCCCGTCGCCCACAATTACAGGAGCGTATTACCTCCTCTGTAGCTGATACGATTATGGAAATGCTTTCTCCTAAAGGAGTTTATGTAGTGATTGAAGCGGAACATATGTGTATGACGATGCGTGGATTAAAGAAGCCTGGCTCGAAAACGGTGACATCGGTTGCACGTGGCATTTATGAGGAAGATGAAGTAAAACGAAGAGAAGTATTATCATTTATTCAAATGTCTTAAATTGCATGTCTAATTATGTTATGATGGACTAAGAATTTGTCGGATTTAAGGAGTGTACAAATAATGTCACAAGATTATATTGTTATTCAAGCAGAGGAAGATGGCGTGCATGTAATCGGTTTAACACGTGGGACAGATACAAAATTCCACCATTCTGAAAAATTAGATGCGGGCGAAGTGATGATTGCTCAATTCACTGAACATACATCTGCTATGAAAATTCGTGGAAAAGCACAAATTCATACAGCTCATGGTGTAATTCATAGTGAGGCTAAAAAATAAAAGCTGTAATGTCCATTACAATGGTACATAAACTTGCTTAGATGTGTAAAACTTAGTATTGTTTTAATTCGATTTTAAAGGCAGTTGGATTTCAGCCATTTTGATGGTGAAAAATCTACTGCCTATCATGTTGATAGAAGCGAAATTTTTTTATGACAAATCGTCACGTATGCTATAATAATTCAGTAAGCAAACGTTAGGAGATAAAAGCAACTAACGTATTTGAAAGTGAAATGGAGTAAGGTCTATGAATGCAACATACATTCAAAATTCAATTGCACAGTTAAAAAAAGAGATTTTCATGGATGTTCGTCATAGAACTTTGCAAAAATACACAGGGACACCTGTGATTGATGAAAATCAATTGTTTTACTTGTTAGTTCCTTTTTTGAATGGTGAGGAGTGGCAACAAGAGCAAAGAGAAGCTGCAATTACAGTTGGTATTGTGTACGCAGCTCTTTCAGCGCACGATCATATAAAAGAATTAGACGCCACATCTAAAGAGCAACAGCTAACCGTTTTAGCTGGAGACTTTTATAGTGGGCGCTATTATGAGATTTTAGCGATGTCTGGAAATGTTGCTTTGATTCGAAAATTGTCACAAGGCATTGTGGCACGCTGTGAACACCAAATAAAGGTGTATGAGGCGACAAAAAGATCGATTGAGCAGTGGATTGCCTCAATGAGCACTATAGAATCAGGGTTAATCGCCAAATTTTTTGAGCTTTATTCATTCGAAAAGTATATTCCAATAGTGGAAAAAAGCTTAATTATTTTACGTTTAGAAAGAGAATGGGTGGCTTATCATCGTGGACAAGTGTCTTTAATGAGCAAGGCGCTTGAAGAGAGTGCAAGGTACGATGGCACAACCTATTACAGTGTCATCCAGGATAAAATTGTGCAATTAAAAAAAGAGCTATTACAGGAGATTACTGAGGCATCGTTTTTACAAGGTGATGTGAAACAAGCTCTACAAGCACGTGTAGAGGCATCTATTGCTTCTACTAATGGATAAGAGAGGTTTTTCAAAATGGCTAAAACGAAAGAAGAGCACGTTCACGAAGTATTTGAAAGTATTTCGGAAAACTACGACAAAATGAATGGCGTTATTAGTTTTCAGATGCATGTTGGTTGGCGTAATGATACGATGAAGCACATGGCTGTAAAACCTGGATCAAAGGCATTGGATGTTTGTTGTGGGACAGCAGATTGGACGATTGCCTTGGCACATGCAGTGGGTGAAAATGGAGAGGTAAAGGGGCTTGATTTTAGCCAAAACATGCTGAAGGTTGGGGAGCAGAAGGTAAAGCCGTATCCTCAAATTGAGCTTATTCATGGAAATGCCATGGAATTACCTTTTCCCGACAATACATTTGATTATGTAACGATTGGTTTTGGTCTTCGTAATGTTCCAGATTATTTACAAGTGCTAAAAGAAATGAATCGTGTTGTAAAACCAGGAGGAATGGTTGTTTGTTTAGAAACATCACAATCAGAAATTCCGGGCTATCGACAATTATTCCGTTTTTATTTTAAATATATAATGCCGATATTTGGTAAAATATTTGCGAAAAGCTATAAAGAATATTCTTGGCTTCAGGAATCTGCAAATGATTTCCCAGGTATGAAAAAGTTAGCGGCAATGTTTCAGCAAGCAGGTTTAGAAAAAGTAACGTACAAAGCATACAGTGGCGGTGCTGCGGCAATGCATATGGGCTTTAAAAAGATACGTTAATGGGGGAAGGTTTTCACGCGTGGAAAAGATGAAGTTAAAACTACTCTATTCCGATTTGAAATCAGATATCGATATCATTGAACAAGAACTAGAAAAAGCAGTAAACTCTTCTTCCTATTTGATCAATGATGCTTCTCTCCATTTATTACAAGCTGGTGGCAAACGGATACGGCCTATTTTTGTGTTATTAGGTGCAAAATTTGGCGAATATGATATTGAGAAGATGAAGGATGTAGCGGTGCCTTTAGAGCTTATTCATATGGCATCACTTGTGCATGATGATGTTATTGATGATTCCGATATGCGAAGAGGACGCCCGACTGTCAAATCCCAATGGAATAATAGAGTAGCAATGTACACGGGCGATTTTATTTTTGCGCGTGCGCTAGAATATATTACAAAGCTTGAAGACCCACTTGTTCATCAAATTTTAGCACGTACCATGGTAGAGATTGTTAACGGTGAGGTCATTCAAATCGAAGATAAATTTAGATTAGATCAGGGTTTAAAGGATTATTTTAGACGAATTAAACGCAAAACTGCATTGCTGATTTCTTCAAGTTGTGAGCTCGGTGCAGTGGCATCAGGTGTTGATACCAAAACAGTAAGACATTTGAAACGCTTCGGCTATTTTGTAGGCATGAGCTTCCAAATTATAGACGATGTTTTAGATATTATGGCAACGGATAAAGAATTAGGGAAGCCAGCAGGTAGTGACTTACTACAAGGCAATATTACATTACCGATTTTATTATTAAAAGATGATCCACAGATGCAGCCTTATCTAGTAAAAGTATTTGCGGGTACATTAACCGAGACAGAACGGCAAAATATGTTACAGTATGTGCGTAAATCTCATGCAATTGAGCAAGCTAATCGTATGAGTGATAAATATTTGAAAAAAGCCTTACAAGAAATTGATGCTTTACCAAAACATCCGGTTAAGAAAAAACTACGTGATGTTGCTTTATTTATGGGGAAGCGCAAATTCTAGCTTTTTGTTGTACAAAGCCTCATTTTTTGTTAATATTTATCGGTAGGTGTAAAACCTGTTAGACGAATTTAAGGAGTGTTTTAAACATGGCAATTGAACAAACTTTTTTAATGGTTAAGCCAGATGGCGTTGAGCGTCAAGTAGTTGGAGACATCGTTGATCGTTTCGAACGTCGCGGTTTTGTAATGAAAGGTGCTAAATTAATGGTAATTCCAAAAGAATTAGCTGAAAAGCACTATGCTGAACATGCTGAGCGTCCATTCTTTGGAGAACTAGTTGATTTCATCACTTCTGGTCCAGTATTCGCTATGGTATGGGAAGGCGAGAACGTAATCAAGCTTGCTCGTACAATGATGGGTGCAACAAAACCTGAAGAATCTAACCCAGGTACAATCCGTGGTGACTACGCAACAACTGTTTCTCACAACATCATCCACGGTTCTGACTCTCTTGCTTCTGCAGAGCGCGAAATCGGCTTATTCTTCGGTGAAGATTTAGTTTAATTTCGAATAGACCAAGCGTATCGAAAATAACTACGAATTGAACTCAATAAAAAATCATCTATTTTTCCGATGTGACTTTTACCTTCTAACAAAAAATGTTAGGGGGTTTTTTGTTTGTCAAGATTATTTAATAAAGTTAACGCAAACATTGATTTAAGCTTATTGACTATTAAAACCAAAATGGTGAACATGAAATTTACAAAATTTATCAATAATTTTCAAGCTTCGAAAATATGAAGAGCACTTCCCTATAATAGTTGTTTAAAAATAAAAGCGTTTAAGACAGGAGAAGAAGTGCCCCAACTTCAGAGATAAAACCTCTTTTACAATAGTAATTGAAGTTTATATACATATATGGTTATTAATGTAGTAAACTATTTCGTAGATTACATCATTCATTTGGGGGGAATCACAATTGCAAAAAAAACTATACAATAACTAATAAAATTATTATTGGAAAGGGGATAAATCGGATGAATATACTCAAAAAAATGTCTGTCGTAGTTTTTTTACTTGTCATGCTATTTAGCATTCAACAACAAGTAGCAGAGGCAACTAATTATCGAATAGTAAAGGTTGTAAATGACTCTAGTTTACTTGTGAGGGATTCGCCAAGTGATGTGGCTAAATCTATTGGTAATCTAACTAAAGGGGAATTTGTAACAGAGTTTTCTTCCTCGAAAGATTGGTCTCATATTCAGGTAGGTGATATAAAAGGATATGTCATTTCTTCTTCTTTAAGTATTCCACAATCAACGATTAAAATTGCAAATTCTAAAAGTGGTTTAGTTGTAAAATCAAAACCATCTACTTCAGCATCGACATTAGCTACATTAAA
This genomic stretch from Lysinibacillus pakistanensis harbors:
- the cmk gene encoding (d)CMP kinase, which gives rise to MMKNIQIAIDGPAGAGKSTIAKIVAETLGFTYIDTGAMYRAVTYKAMQQNIHLDDETKLAEMLAASTIELKPSPQGQLVFLDGNNVSAEIRSNEVTSSVSQVAAHAKVRELLVAQQQKLAANGGVVMDGRDIATHVLKNAELKIFMSATVEERARRRLIDNQKRGIESSIEKLQEEIALRDKMDSEREASPLIQAEDAIFLDTTSLSIDDAAQAILRLAQEKMV
- a CDS encoding NAD(P)H-dependent glycerol-3-phosphate dehydrogenase, producing MEKVCVLGAGSWGTALAMVLAENGHDTLVWTHRADQAEEINSLHTNKKYLPETILPINLHATSDIAQAVAHSEIIIVAVPTKAIREVCEKMVGSLDKKILFVHVSKGIEPDSLKRISEILAESLPAEFIEEIVVLSGPSHAEEVVLHHPTTVTAACANIEAAEKVQDLFMNQFFRVYTNEDVIGVEIGGALKNVIALAAGITDGLNYGDNAKAALITRGLAEITRLGVKMGGNPFTFAGLTGMGDLIVTCTSVHSRNWRAGHLLGKGMKLPEVLDQMGMVVEGVRTTKAAFQLAEKYNVAMPISTELYSVLFNDVEPKIAVDALMMRMKKREIDEIS
- a CDS encoding DUF2768 domain-containing protein; translation: MGPLAHMPALDIMWVSFYCIGFMIISVGLIYLARNKISNVFLRTIVNLSAYILFGLGTFLMVLIVATWPA
- the der gene encoding ribosome biogenesis GTPase Der — protein: MTKPVVAIVGRPNVGKSTIFNRIVGERVSIVEDIPGVTRDRIYSSAEWLTHDFNIIDTGGIEIGDEPFLEQIRQQAEIAIDEADVIIFMTNGREGVTAADEQVAKILYKTKKPVVLAVNKIDNPDMREMIYDFYALGFGEPWPISGSHGLGLGDLLDECAKHFPKEDEEQYGDDVIKFSLIGRPNVGKSSLVNAFLGQERVIVSNIAGTTRDAIDTPYEYDGQEYVIIDTAGMRKKGKVYETTEKYSVLRALRAIERSDVVLVVLNAEEGIQEQDKKIAGYAHEAGKAVVIVVNKWDAVEKDEKTMNVFTQQIREHFLFLDYAPIIFVSANTKQRVHQILPIIQRVSENHSMRIQSSILNEVIEDAVARNPAPTDKGRRLRIYYATQVAIQPPTFVIFVNEPELMHFSYERFLENRIRETFDFEGTPIRLITRARA
- a CDS encoding flagellar brake protein, whose translation is MEIKIGTLLQLEPTYTERVEKFRCKVVEQKDNILYIDYPINIATKKTAFLIDGSEFRATFRTEDKQSFAFNTEVIGRKAGNIPMIMLHCPKAEEFIKIQRREYVRVETSVDVAIQFKDYKYQLVTTDISAGGLAVMLKGEVAFKDDDEVKLTIVLPYANGDVKYVITEATIVRIFEKDDKTIATIRLIDTDDVDQQHIVRFCFERQLVNRRKELNPFDL
- the rpsA gene encoding 30S ribosomal protein S1, giving the protein MSEEMNYAEQTFNEGDIVKGIAEQVDEKAVTVSIPGAPFDGIVPISELSSLHIEKASDVISAGDELELMITKVEEENYVLSKRKVDALKAWDTLEQQFAAEEVFEAEVKDIVKGGLVVDLGVRGFVPASLVEDYFVDDFEGYKGKLLSFKIVELDKEKNRLILSHRAVVEAEKASQKKQVINEIQAGDVLNGKVQRIASFGAFIDLGGIDGLVHISQVSHEHVSDVSEVLSEGQEVTVKVLSVDPENERISLSIKETLPGPWSNIEERAAKGTVLDGKVKRLTSFGAFVEVFPGVEGLVHISQIAHKHINTPHEALKEGQEVQVKVLDVNGEEGRLALSIKDLLENPEAEEVIDYELPEENTGFSFGDVIGDKLKNFK